The Halalkalicoccus subterraneus genome includes the window CGAGAGGTATAGTTGGCCGAGACCGGCGACGACCATCACGACGCCGGCCAGCCGCCGCAACCGAGCGCCGTAGCCCACGAACCGTTCGGTGCCGAGCGCGACCCCGACGCCGGTTGCGACGGTCGTCGCGACCATGAGCAGGCTCACGCCGGCCGCATACGCGCCCATCACGAGCGCCGCCTCCCCAGGCGGACGGGCGATCGCACCGAGGAACACGCCGAGGACGACCGGAACGACACAGCCGGCCGCGGCCAGGGCGTAGACCGCGCCGAATATCGCAAAGCCGAGGACGTCTGTCCGGCGCTTCGGGAGTGCGACCCGTATTGAGGGGCCTCTATCGAGCGCGACGAGCAGTCCGACGGCCACGAGTGCCGCCCCGATGACGGGTTCAAGGAGGACCAGCCGCTCGAAGCCCGTCTGGCCGACGCCGACGGCGACCGCCGCGAGCGCGCCGAAGACGGCGAGGACGCCCGCACCGGCGGCGAGCCCTCGAACCAGCGCGCCGCCGACGGGTCGGCGCTCGTCCGTCTCGGCCCGCGAGACGTAGTAGCCGACGTAGCCTGGGAGCAAGGGGTAGGCACACGGCGAGAAGAAGGTCGCGACCCCGGCGCCGAACGCGAAGGCCGTCGTCCCGAGGAGTTCGGGATCCATCTACCGGGCGTCCTCGATCGCCGCGAGGAGTTCCTCGCTCTCGGCCAACCCGGTGTGGCTCCACGTGACCGTGTTCTCGCCGTCGAGAACCACCGCGGTCGGCAGGCGGGTCACGTCGTGGCGCTCGGTGAGTTCGTGGTCGGCGTCGTGGACGACCGTCCACGCCCCGTCGTGTTCGGCCCACCACTCGGCGACCGCCTCGGGCGCGAGGGTGGTACCGACGGGTTCGTTCGTGATCGAGAGAAACTGGACCCCTTGGATCCGCTCGTGGGCCTCGACGAGTGCGGGCATCTGCGTCTCACAGGGACCGCACCACGTCCCGAAGAAGTCGAGGAAGCTCACCGTACCGGGCTCGGGAACCCGCACCTCGCCGGCCTCGCTGCCGGGGGCCTCGATCGCGTCGAGCGTCACCGGCTCGTAGCCGGTTCCGAGCGAGGTCGAGGAGACCGCCCACGCGCCCGCGCCGACGACCCCGGCGCTCGCCACGCCCGCGAGGAGATCGCGCCGGCGCATCAGTTCCCGGCGACCCGCGAGAAGTCCTCGACGACCCGCGA containing:
- a CDS encoding cytochrome c biogenesis CcdA family protein; its protein translation is MDPELLGTTAFAFGAGVATFFSPCAYPLLPGYVGYYVSRAETDERRPVGGALVRGLAAGAGVLAVFGALAAVAVGVGQTGFERLVLLEPVIGAALVAVGLLVALDRGPSIRVALPKRRTDVLGFAIFGAVYALAAAGCVVPVVLGVFLGAIARPPGEAALVMGAYAAGVSLLMVATTVATGVGVALGTERFVGYGARLRRLAGVVMVVAGLGQLYLSVFVLDVL
- a CDS encoding TlpA family protein disulfide reductase gives rise to the protein MRRRDLLAGVASAGVVGAGAWAVSSTSLGTGYEPVTLDAIEAPGSEAGEVRVPEPGTVSFLDFFGTWCGPCETQMPALVEAHERIQGVQFLSITNEPVGTTLAPEAVAEWWAEHDGAWTVVHDADHELTERHDVTRLPTAVVLDGENTVTWSHTGLAESEELLAAIEDAR